The genomic segment AACACGGTCACCACCACGGCCGGAGGCTGCAGCAGCGTCCAGGCCAGCACGCCGCCCAGGAACGGCCCGGAGCAGGGCGTGGCCAGGAGCGTGGCCAGCATGCCCGTGGTGAAGGCCTGGATGCGGGGGCTGCGCGCGTGGCCGTGGGCGATCTTCAAATCCACCACGGGCAGGTAAAACACCCCGAAGAGCGAAAGCCCCAGGGCGAAGAGCGCCACGGCCGCGCCCAGGATCAGGCCCGGGCTCTGGAAGAGCTGGCCCCAGGCCAGCTCGGCCGCGCCCAGAACCTGGGCCAGCACGCAGAAATAGACCAGCACACCGGCCGAGAACCAGAGGTTGTGCCGGCGGATGAGGGCGTAGCGGTCGCACCCGGGGCCGCTCGCGTGGCAGGAGGCCAGGAGCCCGGAGAGCTTCAGGCAGGCCACGGGGAGCACGCAGGGCATCAGGTTGAGCAGAAGACCGGCCAGGAGCGCCAGGGGCAGGGCCTTCAGGAGCCCGTCCACCTCCAGGTGGGGCGTCAGGGACCTGGGCGTGAAGCGAAGGTCCGAGGAGGCCTCGGGGGCCTTGTCCGGGACCGGCTTCGGGGCCGCTTCGGGGCCGCGCGCGGCCAGCTCGGCGTAGAGGCCCCACCAGGGCCTGTCCCTGGCGGCCGGGGGGGCGGGAAACTGGCGGGAGGAGAGTTCCGTCTCCAGGAGCACGGGCCAGCAGCTCACGTCGGTGCAGGCCAGGAGGCTCACGCGGACCTCGACGCCGAAGCCCTCGGGGAGCCCCGGGGGCAGCGTGATGAAGAGCGGCGTGGGTCCGTCGTAGATGCTGACGGTCTTGTCGGGCTCGTAGAGGTCCCGCGTGGATTTTCCGGGGGGATAGAGCACGTCCAGGGCCTGTCCCGTGGGCGTGAGGCGCGCCTCGGCCCGGGTGGGCATGCCGGCTTCGCCGGGGTCCGCGCCGTAGGTCTTGTAGCCCTGGGCGGGGGTGAGCCAGAGCACGGCCACGAGGCCCTTGCCGTCGGGGAGCGCGGCCAGTTCCCAGGAGGCGGCCACGGGGGATTCCTGCGCCGCCGAGGGCAGCGCCAGGGCCAAAAGCATGGCCAGGGCCTGAAGGAGTGCGCGCATGGGGGGCCTCGGTCTCTTCATGTGGTACGACGGTTCCGGCCGGATGATTACAGCAAAAAGCGCGCCTAGAAAACCAGGAACGCGACGGCGGCCATGACCGTGGGCGCGAGCGCCCCGGCAGCCAGCCCCAGGGGGGAAATGCTCTCGCCCGGGAAGCCCTGCTTGAGGATGGCGTAGCCCGCCGGATTGGGGGCGTTGGCGATGACGGTGAGCCCGCCGCCCGCCACGGCCCCGGCCAGCAGGGAGTATTTGCCCGCGTCCGAGAGGCCTTCCACGAGGGTGCCCAGGTAGGTGAGCGCGGCGTTGTCGGTGAGGGCGGTGAGCCCCATGGCCCCGAAGTAGAGGGTCAGGGAGTCCATGCGCGTGATGAGGGCCTGCACCCACCAGCGCTGGGGCGGGCCCAGGATCACCAGCCCGGCCAGGAACACGCCCACCATCAGGCTCGGGCGCAGCATGAGCTCCGTCTGGTGTTCGGGGTAGGCCGCGACGAAGCCCACGAACACCGCCAGCACGGCCAGGAAGGCGGCGGGGTGGTGCAGCAGGGCCACCATGGCCGCCAGGCAGGCTAGGTGCACGGCGTTCACCCAGGCGGGCGCGCCCTGGCGCAGGGACTCGGGCGCGCGCACCTCCAGCCGGGCCAGGGGCCGCCAGAACGCGGCCGTGAGCGCCAGGGCGTTCACCACCACGGCGATCACGGCCTTCCAGCCGAAATTGAGGAACATATGCCCCAGGCCCCAGCCCCAGGCCGGGGCGCACATGATCACGGGGGGCGCGGCGAAGTGGGTGAGCACGCCGCCGATGGAGATGTTCACGAAGAGCGTGCCCAGCATGGCGTACTTGCAGGCCCCGGACAGGGGGCGGCTGAAGAAGGCCATGTAGAGGATGAGCGCCGTGACGGTCATGGCGGCCGGTTCGGTGATGAGCGAGCCCATGAGCGGCCCCGCCACCAGGGCCGTGAGGCATGTGGCCGGCCCCATGGGCAGCGGCAGGCGCGCGGCCAGCCCCAGGATGGCCCGCGCGGCCAGGGCCACCACGGGACGCGTGGAGGCGGCCATCATGATGGCGAAGACGAAGGCCGGTTCGGTGAAGGAGATGCCCTCGAGGTAGTCCACGGCCCTGGAGGGGCCGGAGAACACGGCCAGGAGCAGCAGAAAGACGGCGGCCCAGAAGCCGAAGGCGATCTCCACCTCGCCCAGGAGGTGCCACAGGCCGTGGTGGGGGCCGCCCCTGCGGGAGCGTTCCAGGAAGCGTCCGGCCAGGAAGGTGTGGGCCACGGCCAGGGCGAAGGCCGCCGTGCCGAGGGTGGTTGCGGCGGCGTCCGGTGCGTTCATGGCCGCCTACTCGAAGCAGAACTCCACGGTGAAGTCCCCGTTGGGCGTGGTGAAGGGGATGGCCACCACGGACCCGCTGGTCACGTGGGAGATGGAGTGGTTGTCCCCGAAGATGATGGTGGGCGTTGAGGCCTGCATGGCCAGGCCCATCTGGGCCAGTCCGGCGCGGGCCTGCCCGGAGATCATGTTGGTGATCTCGCCCACGGCGTCCTTGGTGTCCTGGACGATGTCCTGGATGTCGTCGCCCAGCATGTTCTTGACGATGGCCACGGCGCATTTTTTGGTGAAGGAAATCGAAATGCTGCCGTTTTTGTCACCGGTGAGGCCCACCACGGCCGACACGTCGCCCGCCGCCGTGTTGTTCTTCTTGGCATAGGGCTTGCCCGGCGCGGGCTCGATCATGGCCATGGTGGTGAGCACGTGCTTGGTGGCCTGGACAAACGGCTTGGCGATTTCGGCGTCGGTGGCGTTCATGAAGGGTTCCTTGGGCGCATGGATCGTCTCCGGCGCGACTCGATTGCCGACGGCCAACGGGCGCGGACAGCCGAAGAGAATTAAGGTCTACCCTGTGCCGATGAGCCTTTCAAGACTTTTTCCCCTGCCGGGGGGCGCGCTCCCGGCGGCTTGCCATTTGCCGCCCCCTGATGTAGGCCCCCGTGCAGACGACGCGGGAGTCCTGCCGGAACGGCCCTCCACGGCGCGGAGGGCGCACGCCGCCACGGGCGGCGGCCCGGACCTCGGGACCGGCCAGATTCCCCCGGCGTACAACGCATGCACACCCGCCAAGCCACCGCCACCGACCATCGGAACCGGGCCACCGGCTATTCCGATTCCGACTGGGGAGCCCTGGAAAAGAGGCTCTCCGACACCCGCGACCTCCTGCGGGACATCCTCGTGCACCTGCGCCGCGTGCTGGACAACCTCAAGACCGCCGGAAACGCCTACCAGGGCGCCGGACGCGCCTGGCGCTCCTCGGGCAAACCCGCCGGCGCCCACGCCGGACAACAGGGACGCCCGCAGTACGGCTCCGCCGCCGGCGTCCACAAGGCCCAGGGAGCCGCCAACTCCCGCTTCCAGTCCGGCACGTCCAAGTCCGCATCCGGTCCCTTCCAGTCCACCGCCCAGAACGCCTCCGGCGCATCCGCCCGCGATGCGGGGACATCCTCCGCGCGCCAGGGCGCGGGCGCGCAGCAGGCGCGGCCCGGGGCCTCGGCGGGCGCGGGGCAGCAATTTTCCTGGAGCGCGCGCGGCGCTGGCGCCCAGCCCGGACAGGGCGCGTGGCGCTCGCAGGGCGCATCCCAGGCGGGCGCTTCGGGCGCGGGCGACGCCTCCGCCTCCTCCCGGGCTACCGGCGCGGGGGCTGCGGGCGCGCGGCCCGGCTCGGCCTACGGCGGCGCTACGGCGGGCGGCAGGGCTTCCTCCGGTGGGGCCTACGGCGCGGGCAAGGCGAACCCCGGCGCTTCGGGAGCGGGAGCATCCGGCACCGGAGCCTCCGGTTCGGGCGCGTGGCGCGCCAGGACCGGGACCGCCGGGGGCCAGGAACAGGCCGGGGCCTCCCAGGGACGCCAGGAGCACCGCCACCGCACCACAGGGCCAGGCGGCGGCTCCAGCTACCAGGACTACAAACAGCGCAGCCACAAATCCCCCCTGGGCCACGGCCGCATGACCCTCACCCAGGCCTGCGCCCTCCTGTGCATCACCTACCCCTGCAACGCCGACGACATCAAAACCGCCTACCGCAAGCAGGCCCGCCGCCACCACCCCGATCTGGGCGGCGACGAAGAGATGATGAAGTCCATCAACCAGGCCTACGAGCTGGCCATCTCCTGGTGCGCTCCTGGCCGGGGCAAGTCCTCCGCCACCTGGGCCGCCTAGCGCCGCGCCCTCCCGATCCGCCTCCGCGCCCTCCCGGGGCGACCAGCCACGACCGGCGCATCGCCTGTCGAACGTTTCGCCCGTTTCTTCCGCGCCAGGCCCCGCGCGCCGCGTTATCAGAACACCTCGGCCTCGAACCAGTAGACCTCCGTTCCGGGCTTGCGCCACGCCCCGGGCTCCAGGCCCGCCTTGCGGCAGGTGTGGTCCAAAAACGCCGGGGCGTCCCAGCGCCACTCCACCGCCACCTGGGGCAGCAGGAGCCCCTGGCGCGCCCCCCGGCGCACGATGAGCCCGTGGCGGCCCACCTCCACCTGCCCCGGGTCCGGGCAGGCGGTCACGGGGCCCAGCACCGAGATCTCCACGGCGAGCTTCTCGAACTCGCCCGGGCTCAGGGGCGGGAAGCGGGGGTCCTCGAAAGCGGCGGCGCGGGCCATGCGCGCCACGGTCTCCCAGAGGGGGCCGTCGCCAACGATGCGCCCGATGCAGCCGCGCAACTCGCCCCCCAGGTGCAGGGTCACGAAGGCCCCCAGGGGCTCCGTGAGCCGGGCCGCAGGCGGCGCGGGCGGGGTCCAGGCCTGGTCGCCCTGGAGCGCGGCGCGGATGCTCGCTCGCACCAGATCCTTGAGGGCGTCCTTTTCCAGTGCCGAAAGCTCGAAGCGGAAGGCGTCCATGGCGGGTCTCCTTGTCCGGGGTTTCCTGAACGCCGGTAGCACGCTTGCCACCGCCCCGCCAGCCGGAGTACGAAGGGGCATGCGCGTGCTCTGCCTGGACGGTCCCTACTTCCTTAAGGCCCTGGAGCGCCTGGGCTGCGAAACACTCTCCGTGGGCCAGTGGTCCGGGGCCGACGTGCGCCTGGAAAAGGCCCTCTCCCTGGCCGGGCTCCTGCGCCTGCTCGACGCGCGCGGCTTCGAGCCGGAAGCAGCGCTCTGGGCCGACGACGGCCGCCCCCCCTCGGTGGCCGGGCTGGAGCTCCTGCCCTGGCCCACCATCGCCTACTCCATCGACCAGTACCTCAACCCCTGGCACGTGCCTTTCTGCAACGCCTTCGACGCGGCCCTGGTGGCCCAGAAGGACTACCTGCCCCTCTTCGCCCCCGAACACAAAGGTCCCCTGCGCTGGATGCCCCTCTTCGCCGATCCCCTGCCGGGCGCGATCCCCCCCCCGGCCCGCGACATCCCGGCCAGCTTCGTGGGCACCCTGGACAGCCCCGCCAACCCGGGCCGTCGCCCCTTCCTGGAGGCCTTCCGCCGCCATGCCCCCCTGGCCGTGCTCACCGGGGACTACCGCTCCGTGTTCGCCC from the Fundidesulfovibrio magnetotacticus genome contains:
- a CDS encoding protein-disulfide reductase DsbD family protein, yielding MRALLQALAMLLALALPSAAQESPVAASWELAALPDGKGLVAVLWLTPAQGYKTYGADPGEAGMPTRAEARLTPTGQALDVLYPPGKSTRDLYEPDKTVSIYDGPTPLFITLPPGLPEGFGVEVRVSLLACTDVSCWPVLLETELSSRQFPAPPAARDRPWWGLYAELAARGPEAAPKPVPDKAPEASSDLRFTPRSLTPHLEVDGLLKALPLALLAGLLLNLMPCVLPVACLKLSGLLASCHASGPGCDRYALIRRHNLWFSAGVLVYFCVLAQVLGAAELAWGQLFQSPGLILGAAVALFALGLSLFGVFYLPVVDLKIAHGHARSPRIQAFTTGMLATLLATPCSGPFLGGVLAWTLLQPPAVVVTVFTGIGAGMALPYLILALRPELTRFVPRPGPWMVQLEKLAGFMLMGACLYFLSILPQALLLPALATLLAAGLACHAWGAWTSPSQGLLTRWGVRLAGVALVVWMCLWALAPTPRDDAGWEPYAPRAFAGMLGKENLLVDFTADWCPTCKALEKTVLVPKALKELRERHGVRAVRVDLTRESPEAMALLRALGSASIPLAALFPKGEGAKSPVVLRDLFTSGQLEQAAKEAFGHAQ
- a CDS encoding putative Na+/H+ antiporter, coding for MNAPDAAATTLGTAAFALAVAHTFLAGRFLERSRRGGPHHGLWHLLGEVEIAFGFWAAVFLLLLAVFSGPSRAVDYLEGISFTEPAFVFAIMMAASTRPVVALAARAILGLAARLPLPMGPATCLTALVAGPLMGSLITEPAAMTVTALILYMAFFSRPLSGACKYAMLGTLFVNISIGGVLTHFAAPPVIMCAPAWGWGLGHMFLNFGWKAVIAVVVNALALTAAFWRPLARLEVRAPESLRQGAPAWVNAVHLACLAAMVALLHHPAAFLAVLAVFVGFVAAYPEHQTELMLRPSLMVGVFLAGLVILGPPQRWWVQALITRMDSLTLYFGAMGLTALTDNAALTYLGTLVEGLSDAGKYSLLAGAVAGGGLTVIANAPNPAGYAILKQGFPGESISPLGLAAGALAPTVMAAVAFLVF
- a CDS encoding chemotaxis protein CheX, with product MNATDAEIAKPFVQATKHVLTTMAMIEPAPGKPYAKKNNTAAGDVSAVVGLTGDKNGSISISFTKKCAVAIVKNMLGDDIQDIVQDTKDAVGEITNMISGQARAGLAQMGLAMQASTPTIIFGDNHSISHVTSGSVVAIPFTTPNGDFTVEFCFE
- a CDS encoding J domain-containing protein, whose amino-acid sequence is MHTRQATATDHRNRATGYSDSDWGALEKRLSDTRDLLRDILVHLRRVLDNLKTAGNAYQGAGRAWRSSGKPAGAHAGQQGRPQYGSAAGVHKAQGAANSRFQSGTSKSASGPFQSTAQNASGASARDAGTSSARQGAGAQQARPGASAGAGQQFSWSARGAGAQPGQGAWRSQGASQAGASGAGDASASSRATGAGAAGARPGSAYGGATAGGRASSGGAYGAGKANPGASGAGASGTGASGSGAWRARTGTAGGQEQAGASQGRQEHRHRTTGPGGGSSYQDYKQRSHKSPLGHGRMTLTQACALLCITYPCNADDIKTAYRKQARRHHPDLGGDEEMMKSINQAYELAISWCAPGRGKSSATWAA
- the amrA gene encoding AmmeMemoRadiSam system protein A, whose product is MDAFRFELSALEKDALKDLVRASIRAALQGDQAWTPPAPPAARLTEPLGAFVTLHLGGELRGCIGRIVGDGPLWETVARMARAAAFEDPRFPPLSPGEFEKLAVEISVLGPVTACPDPGQVEVGRHGLIVRRGARQGLLLPQVAVEWRWDAPAFLDHTCRKAGLEPGAWRKPGTEVYWFEAEVF
- a CDS encoding glycosyltransferase family protein, with the translated sequence MRVLCLDGPYFLKALERLGCETLSVGQWSGADVRLEKALSLAGLLRLLDARGFEPEAALWADDGRPPSVAGLELLPWPTIAYSIDQYLNPWHVPFCNAFDAALVAQKDYLPLFAPEHKGPLRWMPLFADPLPGAIPPPARDIPASFVGTLDSPANPGRRPFLEAFRRHAPLAVLTGDYRSVFARSRLALNQSAAGELNFRVFQAMAEGAALLTEDAANGLRDLFTPGRHLLVYPRGDHRAAAALAQQALADPGLEELARAGQAEVLARHRVDHRAQEIVRLFEELARAQVHRARFSDMGRSRRLMATAYRILATDPQLPLPPELRAFYLELAHAGGDAR